The following are encoded in a window of Rhizobium sp. 11515TR genomic DNA:
- a CDS encoding glutathione S-transferase family protein — protein MDKLTLYIGNKNYSSWSFRPWIALEGCGIPFEEVLIPFDFPRGNPRIREVSPTGKVPMLVHGDFKVWESFAIIEYAAELFPDAGLLPRDRQARALARSYSMEMISGFSALRNSCPMNMRRPIARRDLPDGVMEDVARIEAIWREARAVSGGPFLFGSFSGADAMFAPVVSRLERYDIAVAADTRDYMAAMKALPAWQKWEEAALQETWIVPEDED, from the coding sequence GTGGACAAGCTCACTCTCTATATCGGCAACAAGAACTATTCGTCCTGGTCGTTTCGGCCGTGGATTGCGCTGGAGGGGTGCGGCATTCCTTTCGAAGAGGTGCTGATACCCTTCGATTTTCCCCGCGGAAATCCGCGCATTCGTGAGGTGTCGCCGACGGGCAAGGTGCCGATGCTGGTTCACGGCGATTTCAAGGTATGGGAATCCTTTGCCATTATCGAATATGCGGCCGAGCTTTTCCCGGATGCCGGGCTTCTGCCGAGAGATCGCCAGGCGCGTGCATTGGCGCGATCCTATAGCATGGAGATGATTTCGGGTTTCAGTGCCCTGCGCAACAGCTGCCCGATGAACATGCGCCGCCCGATCGCCCGCCGCGATCTGCCCGATGGGGTGATGGAGGACGTGGCGCGCATCGAAGCTATCTGGCGCGAGGCGAGAGCCGTTTCAGGTGGCCCTTTCCTGTTCGGGAGCTTTTCCGGCGCGGATGCCATGTTTGCTCCCGTCGTCAGCCGTCTGGAGCGGTATGACATCGCGGTTGCGGCGGATACGCGAGACTATATGGCGGCCATGAAGGCGTTGCCTGCCTGGCAAAAATGGGAGGAAGCGGCATTGCAGGAAACATGGATCGTGCCGGAGGATGAGGACTGA
- the phbB gene encoding acetoacetyl-CoA reductase — protein MSRVALVTGGTRGIGAAISMALHNAGYKVAATYAGNDEKARAFHDVTGISVHKWDVTDYEACGKGIAKVEHDLGHVDILVNNAGITRDAMFHKMTPQQWHEVINTNLTGLFNMTHQVWQGMRDRSFGRVINISSINGQKGQMGQANYSAAKAGDLGFTKALAQEGAAKNITVNAICPGYIGTEMVLAVPEKVLNERIIPQIPVGRLGEPEEIARIAVFLASDDAGFITGSTITANGGQLFV, from the coding sequence ATGAGTAGAGTGGCATTGGTAACCGGCGGTACGCGGGGCATCGGAGCTGCCATTTCGATGGCGCTGCACAATGCGGGTTACAAGGTGGCGGCAACCTATGCCGGCAATGACGAGAAGGCCCGGGCTTTCCACGATGTGACGGGTATCTCGGTCCACAAATGGGATGTCACCGACTATGAAGCGTGTGGCAAGGGCATCGCCAAGGTCGAGCACGATCTCGGCCATGTCGACATCCTGGTCAACAATGCCGGTATCACCCGCGACGCCATGTTCCACAAGATGACGCCGCAGCAGTGGCACGAGGTCATCAACACCAATCTTACCGGCCTGTTCAACATGACGCATCAGGTCTGGCAGGGCATGCGCGACCGCAGCTTCGGCCGCGTCATCAATATCTCCTCGATCAACGGCCAGAAGGGGCAGATGGGGCAGGCGAACTACTCCGCCGCCAAGGCCGGCGATCTCGGCTTTACCAAGGCGCTGGCGCAGGAAGGGGCTGCCAAGAACATCACGGTGAACGCGATTTGCCCTGGCTATATCGGTACGGAGATGGTGCTGGCGGTCCCGGAAAAGGTGCTGAACGAGCGCATCATCCCGCAAATCCCCGTTGGGCGCCTCGGCGAGCCTGAGGAAATCGCCCGTATCGCGGTCTTCCTGGCCAGCGACGATGCCGGTTTTATCACGGGATCGACGATCACAGCCAATGGCGGCCAGCTTTTCGTATAA
- a CDS encoding polyprenyl synthetase family protein yields MDSTDTSFEQRLKVNAGKTEALLTRLLADTSLSDEITRPDRLLSAMRHGVLNGGKRLRPFLVMEAAALLGGNAEAALRVGAALECVHCYSLVHDDLPAMDDDDLRRGQPTVHIAFDYATAILAGDSLLTYAFDIIAAPETELPADRKMALVLALSRAAGIGGMAGGQALDLAAEKEAPDENGITTLQAMKTGALIRFACEAGAIISGASAEDRKRLRTFGEKIGLAFQLADDLLDLTADAATMGKATGKDAARGKGTLVALHGQEWAETTLARLVKEAAGLLSGYGSKADTLMEAARFIANRKS; encoded by the coding sequence ATGGACAGCACCGATACCTCATTCGAACAGCGGCTCAAGGTCAATGCCGGCAAGACCGAGGCACTGCTGACCCGGCTGCTGGCCGACACCAGCCTTAGCGACGAGATCACCCGCCCCGACAGGCTCCTGAGCGCGATGCGCCATGGCGTCCTGAACGGCGGCAAGCGGCTGCGTCCCTTCCTGGTCATGGAAGCGGCAGCCCTTCTCGGCGGCAATGCAGAGGCGGCGCTCAGGGTCGGCGCCGCACTCGAATGCGTGCACTGCTATTCCCTCGTCCATGACGACCTGCCAGCCATGGACGACGACGATCTGCGCCGCGGCCAGCCAACCGTGCATATCGCCTTCGATTACGCAACGGCGATTCTTGCGGGTGACAGCCTGCTGACCTACGCCTTCGACATCATCGCCGCGCCCGAGACGGAGCTGCCGGCGGACCGCAAAATGGCGCTCGTGCTGGCGCTGTCGCGCGCAGCCGGCATCGGCGGCATGGCCGGGGGCCAGGCGCTTGATCTAGCGGCCGAGAAGGAAGCGCCCGATGAAAACGGCATAACGACGCTGCAGGCGATGAAGACGGGCGCGCTGATCCGCTTTGCCTGCGAGGCCGGCGCCATCATTTCGGGCGCCTCCGCCGAAGACCGCAAGCGCCTCCGGACCTTCGGTGAAAAGATTGGCCTTGCCTTCCAGCTTGCCGACGATCTGCTCGACCTCACCGCCGATGCCGCAACCATGGGCAAGGCAACCGGCAAGGATGCCGCTCGTGGCAAAGGCACGCTGGTGGCTCTCCACGGCCAGGAATGGGCCGAAACGACACTCGCAAGGCTGGTGAAGGAAGCGGCCGGCCTGCTGTCCGGCTATGGCAGCAAGGCGGATACTCTGATGGAAGCCGCCCGCTTCATCGCAAACCGCAAGAGCTGA
- a CDS encoding helicase-related protein: protein MTQTSQPMILSGRGVTAVLGPTNTGKTHYAIERMVAHGSGVIGLPLRLLAREVYTRVVEKVGAHNVALVTGEEKISPPNARYSVCTVEAMPRETRASFVAIDEVQLAGDLERGHIFTDRILHLRGRDETLLLGAGTMRPILEQLLPGITVLERPRLSHLFYAGQKKITRLPQRTAIVAFSADEVYAIAELIRRQRGGAAVVLGALSPRTRNAQVALYQAGDVEYLVATDAIGMGLNLDVDHVAFAQDRKFDGYQFRNLNPGELGQIAGRAGRHLKDGTFGVTGQVDPFDDELVRRIEGHEFDMVKVLQWRSKDLDFASIAALRASLEDAPRVQGLTRALPAVDQQALEYLSRDLEIVDLASNPARVEKLWEACALPDYRRITPAQHADLIAALFSDLVRYGTVKEDFLAEQVHRADRTDGEIDTLSARIAQIRTWTYVSNRPGWLADPTHWQEKTREIEDRLSDALHERLTKRFVDRRTSVLMKRLRENAMLEAEISVNGDVFVEGHHVGQLTGFRFTPIAGTEGPDAKAVQTASQKALALEFEARAARLHAAGNGDLAISADGLVRWLGDPVARLSGSDHVMRPRVILLADEQLTGNARDHVAARIERFVNHHISTILKPLDDLQRAEDLQGLAKGLAFQLVENLGVLFRRDVTEEVKSLDQDGRASMRRYGVRFGAYHIFVPALLKPAPAELITLLWALKNDGLDKPGYGDLIPVLAAGRTSVVTDPGYERMFYKLAGFRFLGKRAVRIDILERLADLIRPLLQWKPGQASRPDGAYDGRRFTTTTAMLSILGATLEDMEEILKGLGYRADAVKAEEATAFLAQQDVAAAAAAPATDAVAEKADHDDADASSDEPAKETEAVTQEAAPAADVSAEPVAVAAEAAEAAEAGVVAAEAAEPKPVLLWRLGGRNDHQQRQGGRGHGDRRGQQGEGRGHQGNRRGGGEQAAGEGNREGGRDRRDGRDNREARGGDKGPRGNREGGRPQHQGNRGERGDRQERGDRNDRNNRGASQPLRFEAKPPRKEKPIDPDSPFAKLAALKEQMKK, encoded by the coding sequence ATGACTCAGACTTCGCAGCCCATGATCCTGAGCGGACGCGGCGTAACCGCGGTGCTCGGACCGACCAATACCGGCAAAACCCATTATGCCATCGAGCGCATGGTGGCACACGGCAGCGGCGTGATCGGCCTGCCGTTGCGGCTGCTTGCCCGCGAGGTCTATACGCGCGTCGTCGAAAAGGTCGGGGCACACAATGTCGCGCTCGTGACCGGCGAGGAAAAGATATCGCCGCCCAATGCGCGCTATTCGGTCTGCACCGTCGAGGCCATGCCGCGCGAGACGCGAGCCTCCTTCGTCGCCATCGACGAGGTGCAGCTTGCCGGCGATCTGGAGCGCGGGCACATCTTCACCGATCGTATTCTGCATCTGCGTGGCCGGGACGAAACCCTGCTGCTCGGTGCTGGCACGATGCGGCCCATTCTCGAGCAACTTCTGCCTGGGATCACGGTGCTAGAGCGGCCCAGGCTGTCGCATCTCTTCTACGCCGGGCAAAAGAAGATCACGCGGCTGCCGCAGCGCACCGCTATCGTCGCCTTTTCCGCCGACGAGGTTTATGCAATCGCGGAGCTTATCCGCCGCCAGCGTGGTGGCGCGGCCGTCGTGCTTGGCGCGCTCAGCCCGCGTACCCGCAACGCGCAGGTGGCGCTCTATCAGGCCGGCGATGTCGAATATCTGGTTGCCACCGATGCGATCGGCATGGGTCTTAACCTCGATGTCGATCATGTCGCCTTCGCCCAGGACCGCAAATTCGACGGCTATCAGTTCCGCAACCTTAATCCGGGCGAGCTCGGCCAGATCGCCGGTCGCGCCGGCCGTCATCTCAAGGATGGCACTTTCGGCGTGACGGGACAGGTCGATCCCTTCGACGACGAGCTGGTCCGCCGGATCGAGGGACACGAATTCGACATGGTCAAGGTGCTGCAATGGCGCAGCAAGGATCTGGATTTCGCTTCGATCGCGGCGTTGCGTGCAAGTTTGGAAGACGCGCCTCGCGTGCAGGGCTTGACGCGGGCGCTGCCTGCGGTAGACCAGCAGGCGTTGGAATATCTGTCACGCGATCTGGAGATAGTCGATCTTGCCAGCAACCCGGCTCGGGTTGAGAAATTATGGGAGGCCTGTGCGCTTCCCGACTATCGGCGCATCACGCCTGCCCAGCACGCCGATCTCATTGCCGCCCTCTTTTCCGATCTCGTGCGCTATGGCACGGTGAAAGAGGATTTCCTGGCCGAACAGGTGCACCGCGCCGATCGGACGGATGGCGAGATCGACACGCTTTCGGCGCGAATCGCGCAGATAAGGACTTGGACCTATGTGTCGAACCGGCCCGGCTGGCTTGCCGATCCGACACACTGGCAAGAAAAGACGCGGGAAATCGAAGATCGATTGTCCGATGCGTTACATGAGAGGTTGACGAAACGCTTTGTTGATCGCAGGACATCTGTGCTCATGAAGCGCCTGAGAGAGAATGCGATGCTGGAAGCTGAAATCAGTGTGAATGGAGATGTCTTCGTCGAGGGACATCATGTGGGACAGTTGACCGGATTCCGGTTCACGCCTATCGCAGGGACCGAAGGCCCGGATGCCAAGGCCGTCCAGACGGCCTCGCAGAAGGCGCTGGCGCTGGAATTCGAGGCACGTGCTGCACGCCTGCATGCCGCCGGCAATGGCGATCTCGCGATCAGCGCCGATGGCCTCGTGCGCTGGCTCGGCGATCCTGTCGCGCGCCTGTCAGGCAGCGATCATGTCATGCGCCCGCGCGTCATCCTGCTTGCCGACGAGCAGCTGACCGGCAATGCGCGCGATCATGTCGCCGCCCGTATCGAGCGTTTCGTGAACCACCATATCAGCACGATTCTGAAGCCGCTGGACGATCTCCAGCGTGCTGAGGATCTGCAGGGCCTTGCCAAGGGGCTGGCTTTCCAGCTGGTGGAAAATCTCGGCGTTCTGTTCCGCCGTGATGTCACTGAGGAAGTGAAGTCGCTGGATCAGGACGGGCGTGCCTCGATGCGCCGCTACGGCGTTCGCTTCGGTGCGTACCATATTTTCGTGCCCGCCCTGCTGAAGCCGGCTCCGGCCGAGCTCATCACGCTGCTCTGGGCGCTGAAGAATGATGGTCTCGACAAGCCGGGCTATGGCGACCTGATCCCGGTTCTCGCCGCCGGCCGCACTTCGGTCGTCACCGATCCCGGCTATGAGCGCATGTTCTACAAGCTCGCCGGCTTCCGCTTCCTCGGCAAGCGCGCGGTGCGAATCGACATTCTGGAGCGCCTGGCGGACCTCATCCGTCCGCTGCTGCAGTGGAAGCCCGGCCAGGCTTCGCGCCCTGATGGCGCCTATGATGGCCGTCGCTTCACCACGACCACCGCGATGCTCTCCATTCTCGGCGCAACGCTCGAGGATATGGAAGAGATCCTTAAGGGCCTCGGCTACCGCGCCGATGCGGTGAAGGCGGAGGAGGCCACGGCCTTCCTCGCCCAGCAGGATGTTGCTGCAGCAGCAGCGGCGCCGGCGACGGACGCCGTTGCTGAAAAGGCCGACCATGATGATGCCGATGCTTCAAGTGATGAACCGGCTAAGGAAACGGAAGCTGTCACCCAGGAGGCAGCTCCAGCTGCGGATGTCTCGGCTGAACCGGTTGCCGTAGCGGCTGAAGCCGCCGAGGCTGCTGAAGCCGGAGTTGTTGCCGCGGAAGCGGCCGAGCCCAAGCCGGTTCTGCTCTGGCGTCTGGGTGGTCGCAACGACCATCAGCAGCGCCAGGGTGGCCGTGGCCATGGCGATCGTCGCGGCCAGCAGGGCGAGGGACGTGGTCACCAGGGCAATCGCCGTGGCGGCGGTGAGCAAGCCGCCGGTGAAGGCAATCGCGAAGGCGGTCGTGATCGTCGTGACGGACGTGACAATCGTGAAGCTCGTGGCGGTGACAAGGGTCCGCGCGGCAATCGTGAAGGTGGCCGTCCGCAGCATCAGGGCAACCGTGGCGAACGGGGTGATCGTCAGGAGCGTGGCGACCGGAATGATCGCAACAATCGCGGCGCATCGCAGCCGTTGCGCTTCGAAGCCAAGCCGCCGCGCAAGGAAAAGCCGATCGATCCGGATTCTCCTTTCGCCAAGCTCGCTGCCCTCAAGGAGCAGATGAAGAAATAG
- a CDS encoding acetyl-CoA C-acetyltransferase, whose protein sequence is MSSSSIVVASAARTAVGSFNGAFATVPAHELGAAAIKGALERAGVDAKEVDEVILGQVLQAGEGQNPARQAAMKAGIPQEATAWGVNQLCGSGLRAVALGLQQIATGDAKIIVAGGQESMSMAPHAANLRSGTKMGDMKMIDTMIKDGLTDAFYGYHMGITAENIARQWQLSRDEQDQFAVASQNKAEAAQKAGRFKDEIVPFTIQTRKGDVTVDADEYIRHGATMEAMAKLRPAFDKEGSVTAGNASGLNDGAAAAVLMTEAEALRRGIQPLARIVSWATAGVDPQIMGTGPIPASRKALEKAGWSVSDLDLVEANEAFAAQACAVNKDLGWDTSIVNVNGGAIAIGHPIGASGARVLNTLLFEMKRRGARKGIATLCIGGGMGVAMCFEAL, encoded by the coding sequence ATGAGCAGTTCATCCATCGTCGTCGCCAGCGCTGCCCGCACTGCGGTCGGTTCGTTCAACGGCGCTTTCGCGACCGTTCCGGCGCATGAACTCGGCGCGGCCGCCATCAAGGGTGCGCTGGAGCGCGCCGGCGTCGATGCCAAGGAAGTCGACGAAGTGATCCTCGGCCAGGTACTTCAGGCCGGCGAAGGACAAAACCCGGCCCGCCAGGCCGCAATGAAAGCCGGCATTCCGCAGGAAGCGACCGCGTGGGGCGTGAACCAGCTTTGCGGTTCCGGCCTGCGTGCCGTGGCGCTCGGCCTGCAGCAGATCGCAACGGGCGACGCGAAGATCATCGTTGCCGGCGGCCAGGAATCCATGTCGATGGCGCCGCATGCCGCGAACCTTCGCTCCGGCACCAAGATGGGCGACATGAAAATGATCGACACCATGATCAAGGATGGCCTAACGGACGCCTTCTACGGCTATCACATGGGTATCACGGCCGAAAACATCGCCCGGCAATGGCAGCTTTCGCGCGATGAGCAGGATCAGTTCGCCGTTGCCTCGCAGAATAAGGCGGAGGCCGCCCAGAAGGCCGGCCGCTTCAAGGACGAGATCGTCCCTTTCACGATCCAGACGCGCAAGGGCGACGTCACGGTCGATGCTGATGAGTATATCCGCCATGGTGCGACAATGGAGGCCATGGCGAAGCTGCGCCCGGCCTTTGACAAGGAGGGCTCCGTCACCGCCGGCAACGCTTCCGGCCTCAATGACGGCGCCGCCGCTGCGGTGCTGATGACCGAGGCGGAAGCCTTGCGCCGCGGTATCCAGCCGCTGGCCCGCATCGTCTCCTGGGCGACGGCCGGCGTCGACCCGCAGATCATGGGGACCGGACCGATCCCGGCCTCGCGCAAGGCATTGGAAAAGGCCGGCTGGTCGGTCAGCGATCTCGATCTCGTCGAGGCCAACGAGGCATTTGCCGCCCAGGCCTGCGCCGTCAACAAAGACCTCGGCTGGGACACGTCGATTGTCAACGTCAATGGCGGCGCGATCGCTATCGGCCACCCGATCGGCGCCTCGGGCGCACGCGTCCTCAATACGCTGCTGTTCGAAATGAAGCGCCGCGGCGCCCGCAAGGGGATTGCCACGCTGTGCATCGGCGGCGGCATGGGCGTCGCCATGTGCTTCGAAGCGCTTTAA
- the rpmF gene encoding 50S ribosomal protein L32 — MAVPKRKTSPSKRGMRRSADALKAPTYVEDKNSGELRRPHHIDLKTGMYRGRQVLTPKESA; from the coding sequence ATGGCTGTACCGAAGAGAAAAACGAGCCCGTCCAAGCGCGGTATGCGCCGCTCTGCTGACGCCCTGAAGGCTCCGACCTACGTCGAAGACAAGAACTCCGGCGAACTGCGTCGTCCGCACCACATCGACCTGAAGACCGGTATGTATCGCGGCCGTCAGGTTCTGACGCCGAAGGAAAGCGCATAA
- a CDS encoding DUF3309 family protein has translation MLGTVLLVILILLLIGALPSWGYSRAWGYGPSGGLGLVLVIVLILLLMGRI, from the coding sequence ATGCTTGGTACGGTATTGCTTGTGATACTGATTCTGCTGCTGATCGGCGCACTACCCAGCTGGGGTTACAGCCGGGCATGGGGGTATGGTCCATCGGGTGGTCTCGGGCTTGTTCTCGTCATTGTCCTCATTCTGTTATTGATGGGACGGATCTGA
- the fdxA gene encoding ferredoxin FdxA, producing the protein MTYVVTDNCIRCKYTDCVEVCPVDCFYEGENFLVIHPDECIDCGVCEPECPAEAIKPDTEPGLDKWLKVNAEYAAIWPNITVKRDPMPEAKEMDGEQGKFEKYFSANPGSGD; encoded by the coding sequence ATGACATATGTCGTGACCGACAATTGCATCCGCTGCAAATATACCGACTGCGTGGAAGTCTGCCCCGTCGACTGCTTCTACGAAGGCGAGAACTTCCTCGTCATCCATCCCGACGAATGCATCGATTGCGGTGTCTGCGAGCCGGAATGTCCTGCCGAGGCGATTAAGCCCGATACGGAGCCGGGTCTCGACAAGTGGCTGAAGGTCAACGCGGAATACGCCGCCATCTGGCCGAACATCACCGTCAAGCGCGACCCGATGCCGGAAGCCAAGGAAATGGACGGCGAGCAGGGTAAATTCGAGAAATATTTCTCGGCCAACCCCGGTTCGGGCGACTGA
- the mtgA gene encoding monofunctional biosynthetic peptidoglycan transglycosylase yields MDISTDSEEEEAEVPRRSSLLARFRDRPFWQRIVLVLIGFLLLPYVFIVFYLLPFLHPVSTLMIGDAVTFQGYDRRWVPLEKIAPVLVKSVMVSEDGQFCFHGGVDWGEMRVLVEETLSGKSTRGGSTIPMQTVKNLFLWNGRSFVRKTLELPLAVSASAVWSKRRMMEIYLNIAEWGPGIYGIEAAARYHFKVPASKLTARQAALLAVSLPNPIDRVASKPGRGLSQLASLIQRRARNADAYIKCLYD; encoded by the coding sequence TTGGACATATCGACGGACAGTGAGGAGGAGGAAGCCGAGGTGCCGCGACGCTCCTCCCTGTTGGCGCGCTTCAGGGACCGTCCGTTCTGGCAGCGCATTGTCCTCGTCCTGATCGGCTTTTTGCTGCTCCCCTATGTCTTCATCGTCTTCTACCTGCTGCCTTTCCTCCATCCTGTCTCCACCCTGATGATAGGCGATGCCGTCACCTTTCAGGGATATGACCGCCGCTGGGTCCCGCTGGAAAAAATCGCGCCGGTGCTGGTGAAATCCGTCATGGTCTCGGAAGATGGGCAGTTCTGCTTTCACGGCGGCGTCGATTGGGGCGAGATGAGGGTTCTTGTCGAGGAGACGCTGAGCGGCAAATCCACTCGCGGCGGCAGCACGATCCCGATGCAGACGGTGAAGAACCTGTTTTTGTGGAACGGCCGCTCCTTCGTGCGCAAGACGCTGGAATTGCCGCTTGCGGTTTCCGCCTCGGCCGTCTGGTCGAAACGCCGGATGATGGAGATCTATCTCAACATCGCCGAATGGGGACCGGGCATTTACGGCATCGAGGCGGCGGCACGCTATCATTTCAAGGTGCCGGCCTCCAAGCTCACGGCACGTCAGGCGGCACTTCTTGCCGTCTCGCTCCCCAATCCGATCGATCGGGTGGCAAGCAAGCCGGGACGAGGCCTCAGCCAGCTCGCTTCGCTCATTCAGCGCCGCGCACGCAATGCCGACGCATATATCAAATGCCTTTATGACTGA
- a CDS encoding LysE family translocator, producing MHETFAYLPQILPAYIAYIVAVISPGPAIMAIIGTSMIHGRKAGMTISLGIFGGSMTWAIAAAAGLATLLQTYAMALEVLKIFGGIYLLYLAYKAFRAVRANGELQTAAMEQKTPSFKSLILRGYGIHVTNPKAIFAWLAIIALGMPQGAPASVAVLIIVVCGTTGFLAFMGYAILFSTSHALKIYRNARRWIEGAMAGFYCFAGIKLLTSNI from the coding sequence ATGCATGAGACGTTTGCCTACCTGCCGCAGATCCTGCCGGCCTATATTGCCTACATCGTTGCCGTTATCAGCCCTGGCCCCGCCATCATGGCCATCATCGGCACCTCGATGATCCATGGCCGCAAAGCCGGCATGACGATCTCGCTCGGGATTTTCGGGGGATCGATGACCTGGGCGATCGCCGCAGCGGCAGGCCTTGCGACGCTACTGCAGACCTATGCAATGGCGCTGGAAGTTCTGAAGATCTTCGGCGGCATCTATCTGCTCTACCTCGCCTACAAGGCATTCCGTGCCGTGCGTGCCAATGGCGAGCTGCAGACAGCCGCGATGGAGCAGAAGACGCCTAGCTTCAAATCGCTGATCCTGCGCGGCTACGGCATCCACGTGACCAATCCCAAAGCGATCTTTGCCTGGCTCGCCATCATCGCGCTCGGCATGCCGCAGGGCGCGCCCGCTTCCGTAGCGGTGCTGATCATCGTCGTCTGCGGCACGACCGGTTTTCTGGCGTTCATGGGCTATGCGATCCTATTTTCGACATCGCATGCGCTGAAAATCTATCGCAATGCGCGCCGCTGGATCGAGGGCGCCATGGCCGGCTTCTATTGCTTCGCCGGCATCAAGCTGCTGACGAGCAACATATGA
- a CDS encoding RNA-binding S4 domain-containing protein yields the protein MTDEKQPFFGSRQRIDKWLFFARMVKSRSLAQLYVQNGSVRVNGERITQSSFGVKAGDRIELSLERRDIVLIVRSAGERRGPFEEARLLYEDLTPPPDETKRLTPFEQALRSPGSGRPTKRDRRAIDRLIADDD from the coding sequence ATGACGGACGAGAAACAGCCATTTTTCGGTTCGCGCCAGCGCATCGACAAATGGCTGTTCTTTGCCCGCATGGTGAAATCCCGTTCGCTGGCCCAGCTCTATGTGCAAAACGGCAGCGTCAGGGTGAATGGCGAGCGGATCACCCAATCGAGCTTCGGCGTCAAGGCCGGCGACCGCATCGAACTCTCGCTGGAGCGCCGCGATATCGTGTTGATCGTGCGGTCGGCCGGCGAACGCAGGGGGCCATTCGAGGAAGCCAGGCTGCTTTATGAGGATCTGACCCCGCCGCCGGATGAGACAAAACGTCTCACCCCGTTCGAGCAGGCGTTGCGATCGCCGGGCAGCGGCAGACCCACGAAACGAGATCGGCGTGCAATCGACCGCCTCATCGCCGACGACGATTAG
- the phaR gene encoding polyhydroxyalkanoate synthesis repressor PhaR produces MAKNEGQIVIKKYANRRLYNTGTSTYVTLDDLAEMVKKGEEFIVQDAKSGEDITHSVLTQIIFEQESKTGNTLLPISFLRQLIGYYGDQMQMVVPSFLEHSMRAFTEQQTQMREQINRAFGETPLGKNLQLPMQMVEEQVRRNTEMFQQAMQMFSPFMKPPAKESRKAEAKDIDELKEQLRAMQNKLDSL; encoded by the coding sequence ATGGCAAAAAATGAGGGCCAGATCGTAATCAAGAAATATGCCAATCGCCGCCTATACAATACCGGCACCAGCACCTATGTGACGCTGGACGATCTGGCGGAGATGGTGAAGAAGGGCGAGGAATTCATCGTCCAGGACGCCAAGAGCGGTGAAGACATTACGCATTCGGTCCTGACACAGATCATTTTCGAACAGGAATCGAAGACCGGCAACACGCTGCTGCCGATTTCCTTCCTCCGCCAGCTGATCGGCTATTATGGCGACCAGATGCAGATGGTGGTGCCGAGCTTCCTAGAGCACTCGATGCGTGCCTTTACCGAGCAGCAGACGCAGATGCGCGAACAGATCAATCGCGCTTTCGGCGAGACGCCTCTCGGCAAGAACCTGCAGCTGCCGATGCAGATGGTCGAGGAGCAGGTCCGCCGCAACACCGAGATGTTCCAGCAGGCCATGCAGATGTTCTCGCCCTTCATGAAGCCGCCGGCCAAGGAAAGCCGCAAGGCCGAAGCCAAGGACATCGACGAATTGAAGGAACAGCTCCGCGCCATGCAGAACAAGCTGGATAGTCTGTGA
- a CDS encoding YMGG-like glycine zipper-containing protein has translation MKKIIVAIALLGALASCTATEKGTAIGAGTGALIGGVATHSWGGAAVGAVAGGVVGNLIGRSEDRRGYCIYRDRYGHRYEARCR, from the coding sequence ATGAAGAAGATCATCGTCGCGATCGCCCTCCTCGGCGCATTGGCGTCGTGCACGGCAACGGAAAAAGGCACGGCCATTGGCGCCGGTACCGGCGCGCTGATCGGCGGCGTAGCCACGCATAGCTGGGGTGGCGCCGCTGTCGGCGCAGTCGCTGGCGGCGTGGTCGGCAACCTCATCGGACGCTCGGAAGATCGTCGCGGATATTGCATCTACCGCGACCGGTATGGTCACCGTTACGAAGCTCGCTGCCGCTAA